A region of Burkholderiales bacterium JOSHI_001 DNA encodes the following proteins:
- a CDS encoding Plasmid stabilization system protein (PFAM: Plasmid stabilisation system protein), translating into MADPLYRVELTASFLERLDAIEAFLVAADAGFAFDDLLAELRATVIPNLRRFPRIGRRYLANPPQSAEALGQLTALPAGAPDALREYLHGDYLMLYTVVDASPQANACVYLLSIRHHRQLSFDFAKLWPNGSE; encoded by the coding sequence GTGGCTGACCCGCTTTACCGGGTCGAGCTGACCGCTAGCTTCCTGGAGCGCCTGGACGCGATCGAAGCGTTCTTGGTTGCTGCGGACGCCGGCTTTGCCTTTGATGACCTGCTGGCCGAGCTGCGCGCCACCGTCATCCCCAACCTGCGGCGCTTCCCGCGTATTGGGCGGCGCTACCTCGCCAACCCGCCTCAGTCAGCGGAGGCGCTGGGGCAGTTGACCGCGCTGCCAGCCGGCGCACCGGATGCGCTGCGTGAATACCTGCACGGCGACTACCTAATGCTCTACACGGTGGTGGATGCCTCTCCACAAGCCAACGCCTGCGTGTACTTGCTTTCCATTCGACATCACCGCCAACTTTCGTTCGACTTCGCCAAGCTATGGCCAAATGGTAGCGAATAA
- a CDS encoding McrBC 5-methylcytosine restriction system component (PFAM: McrBC 5-methylcytosine restriction system component) yields MGGLRTVTVLEHEVIPIIDGDHAPGMVADADPWLSEPEAQALLRLNDLRRGFCQRLSGGIKLAQHCGIVRLPTCVVEVLPKVGMADARTPDELERSRGALLAMLHSARQVAITKIGLVPQQAVHTPLLDIFIETFLHCARDQARHGLLSRYVTHADDLPVIKGRFQAHGHVRCNLARPHLLHCEYDEFTADNAYNRAVRATLEACRTWVSRASTQRMWFETHARYASISAFRMSAADVARLPRDRTTHRYGPLLTWCEWLLAMASPALSAGASQAPGLLFDMNKLFEAHAARLEEASAGIDRIVHTQGPPLHLATHDQADAFLLKPDITVWHVGLDGAAAGIDRVVDAKWKRLDPHASDFGVDESDVYQLLAYAARYGCTSLELAYPQPSGTENSVRPPVFKLQVAGLVGSITIKVKLVPLWSPTASEHDQQTAHFVEAEAA; encoded by the coding sequence ATGGGCGGCCTGCGCACCGTCACCGTACTTGAGCATGAAGTCATCCCCATCATCGATGGAGACCATGCGCCGGGCATGGTGGCGGACGCTGACCCGTGGCTTTCGGAACCCGAAGCGCAGGCGCTTCTCCGACTGAACGACCTGCGTAGGGGTTTTTGCCAACGGCTGTCGGGCGGCATCAAGCTCGCGCAACACTGCGGCATCGTTCGCTTGCCGACGTGCGTGGTTGAGGTGCTGCCCAAAGTCGGCATGGCGGATGCTCGAACGCCCGATGAACTGGAGCGCTCGCGCGGTGCCCTACTGGCTATGCTGCACAGTGCCCGGCAGGTCGCCATCACCAAGATCGGCTTGGTACCGCAGCAGGCCGTGCACACGCCTCTGCTGGACATCTTCATCGAGACCTTCTTGCATTGCGCGCGCGACCAAGCCAGGCACGGGCTGCTGAGCCGCTATGTGACCCATGCGGACGACCTTCCCGTCATCAAGGGGCGCTTCCAGGCCCACGGACACGTCCGGTGCAACCTCGCTCGACCGCACCTTCTGCACTGCGAATACGACGAGTTCACTGCCGACAACGCCTACAACCGGGCCGTCCGTGCCACGCTGGAAGCGTGCCGCACGTGGGTCAGCAGAGCCAGCACCCAGCGCATGTGGTTCGAGACCCATGCCCGGTACGCCAGCATTTCGGCATTCAGAATGTCGGCGGCCGATGTGGCACGCTTACCGCGCGACCGCACGACACACCGCTATGGCCCCTTGCTGACTTGGTGCGAGTGGCTGCTGGCCATGGCCAGCCCGGCATTGAGCGCCGGGGCATCGCAGGCGCCAGGGTTGCTGTTCGACATGAACAAGCTCTTCGAGGCCCACGCTGCCAGGCTGGAGGAAGCCAGTGCGGGGATCGACCGCATCGTGCATACCCAGGGGCCGCCCCTGCACCTGGCAACTCACGACCAGGCCGATGCGTTCCTGTTGAAGCCAGACATCACGGTCTGGCACGTCGGCCTCGACGGCGCTGCCGCCGGCATAGACCGTGTAGTCGATGCGAAGTGGAAACGGTTGGACCCTCACGCTTCGGATTTCGGCGTGGATGAATCTGATGTGTACCAACTGCTGGCCTACGCCGCGCGCTACGGGTGCACGTCGCTTGAACTGGCATACCCGCAACCGTCCGGCACCGAGAACTCAGTGCGACCTCCGGTGTTCAAGCTACAGGTCGCAGGCCTGGTCGGCAGCATCACGATCAAAGTGAAGCTGGTGCCCCTATGGTCACCTACGGCGTCTGAGCACGACCAGCAAACCGCGCACTTCGTGGAAGCGGAGGCCGCATGA
- a CDS encoding type I restriction-modification system methyltransferase subunit (PFAM: N-6 DNA Methylase; HsdM N-terminal domain) — MAKASTATPAAKNSPAPRKAKAPLTTRENLSALIGTARKILRKDKGLNGDADRLPLLTWVMFLKFLDDLEIVHAQEAELDGKRYEPIIEAPYRWRDWAAREDGISGDELLAFIGQEQTRRADGSAGPGLFAYLRGLASRGAKGSQREVIANVFKGVQNRMVSGYLLRDILNKINGIHFSASEEMHTLSHLYESMLREMRDAAGDSGEFYTPRPVVRFMVQASDPRLGETVLDPACGTGGFLVEAYDHLATQVKNPDQRRTLQRSTLFGQEAKPLPYMLAQMNLLLHGLEAPDIAYGNTLERRINEIGHSERVDVILTNPPFGGEEEVGIKANFPPNMQTAETALLFLQYIMRKLRVAGAPVAGSKAAARGGRAAVVVPNGTLFGDGISAVIKQEMLKEFRLHTIVKLPQGVFAPYTDIPANLLFFERGGPTDTIWYYELPLPEGRKKYSKTAPLQFEEFAAAQAWWNSREEGPQAWKIDFAARRAAAVQAATPYWQRAEAERSAALALAKPLRTLEQEIAAVASSSQKAKLQDRLRTARAEQQAHEQAAKAAQAEGDALYWPIYNLDLKNPHAKAGLAHADPKDLIAAMRGHEAEVMRLLGEIEALVNEVPT; from the coding sequence ATGGCCAAAGCCAGCACCGCCACACCCGCAGCGAAGAACTCCCCCGCACCACGCAAGGCTAAAGCGCCCCTGACCACACGCGAGAACCTGTCCGCCCTGATCGGCACCGCGCGCAAGATCCTGCGCAAGGACAAGGGCCTCAACGGCGACGCCGACCGGCTGCCGCTGCTGACGTGGGTGATGTTCTTGAAGTTCCTGGACGACCTAGAGATCGTCCATGCACAGGAAGCCGAGTTGGACGGCAAGCGGTACGAGCCCATCATCGAGGCTCCCTACCGCTGGCGCGACTGGGCCGCCCGTGAGGACGGCATCAGCGGCGACGAACTGCTGGCCTTCATCGGGCAGGAGCAAACCCGCCGGGCCGATGGCAGCGCAGGACCTGGCCTGTTTGCATACCTTCGGGGCTTGGCCAGCCGTGGCGCCAAGGGTAGCCAACGCGAGGTCATCGCCAACGTCTTTAAGGGCGTGCAGAACCGAATGGTCAGCGGTTACCTGCTGCGCGACATTCTCAACAAGATCAACGGCATCCACTTCAGTGCAAGCGAAGAGATGCACACACTCTCGCACCTGTACGAATCGATGCTGCGCGAGATGCGTGACGCGGCGGGCGACTCCGGCGAGTTCTACACGCCACGCCCCGTGGTGCGCTTCATGGTGCAGGCGAGCGACCCGCGACTGGGCGAGACGGTGCTGGATCCGGCCTGCGGCACGGGTGGCTTCCTGGTGGAGGCCTACGACCACCTGGCGACCCAGGTGAAGAACCCCGACCAGCGGCGCACCCTGCAACGCAGCACGCTGTTCGGCCAGGAAGCCAAGCCTCTCCCCTACATGCTGGCGCAGATGAACCTGCTGCTGCACGGGCTGGAGGCGCCAGACATCGCCTATGGCAACACGCTGGAGCGCCGCATCAACGAGATCGGCCACAGCGAGCGCGTGGACGTGATCCTGACCAATCCGCCCTTCGGTGGCGAGGAAGAGGTCGGCATCAAGGCGAACTTCCCGCCCAACATGCAGACCGCCGAAACGGCGCTGCTGTTCCTGCAATACATCATGCGCAAGCTGCGCGTGGCGGGCGCCCCCGTCGCCGGCAGTAAGGCGGCAGCCCGTGGCGGCCGCGCGGCCGTGGTGGTGCCCAACGGCACGCTGTTCGGCGACGGCATCAGCGCCGTCATCAAGCAGGAGATGCTGAAGGAATTTCGCCTGCACACCATCGTTAAGCTGCCGCAGGGCGTGTTCGCGCCGTACACCGACATCCCGGCCAACCTGCTGTTCTTCGAGCGTGGCGGCCCCACTGACACCATCTGGTACTACGAACTGCCTTTGCCGGAAGGCCGCAAGAAGTACAGCAAGACGGCGCCGCTGCAGTTCGAGGAATTTGCCGCTGCCCAAGCCTGGTGGAACTCCCGCGAAGAAGGCCCGCAAGCCTGGAAGATTGACTTTGCAGCCAGGCGTGCGGCGGCGGTACAAGCCGCCACGCCGTATTGGCAGCGGGCTGAGGCCGAGCGATCCGCAGCCTTGGCACTGGCCAAACCCCTGCGCACACTGGAACAGGAAATCGCGGCCGTAGCGAGCTCCAGTCAGAAGGCCAAGCTGCAAGACCGCCTGCGCACGGCCAGGGCCGAACAACAAGCCCACGAGCAGGCCGCCAAGGCGGCCCAGGCTGAGGGCGACGCCCTCTACTGGCCCATCTACAACCTGGATCTGAAGAACCCCCACGCCAAGGCCGGCCTAGCGCACGCCGACCCGAAGGACTTGATTGCCGCCATGCGCGGTCACGAAGCCGAGGTGATGCGCCTGTTGGGGGAGATCGAGGCGCTGGTGAACGAGGTGCCGACGTGA
- a CDS encoding prevent-host-death family protein (PFAM: Phd_YefM~TIGRFAM: prevent-host-death family protein), whose protein sequence is MGFSASDVVPFTQARANLSELADQAKAGAEKIITKNGESYVALIDADRLDYYHRLERERIHLLLIDDAKRGLADIAAGRTIEADGAIGQLQQRRKAAAKASNPANPGKLATKKRG, encoded by the coding sequence ATGGGCTTTTCAGCCAGCGATGTGGTGCCCTTTACCCAGGCACGTGCCAACCTATCCGAGCTGGCCGACCAGGCCAAGGCGGGCGCCGAGAAGATCATCACCAAGAACGGTGAGAGCTACGTCGCGCTGATCGACGCCGACCGGCTGGACTATTACCACCGGCTGGAGCGGGAGCGCATCCACCTTCTGCTGATCGACGATGCCAAGCGCGGCCTAGCCGACATCGCGGCTGGCCGGACCATTGAGGCTGACGGAGCCATCGGCCAGCTTCAGCAGCGCCGCAAGGCTGCCGCCAAGGCGTCCAACCCTGCGAACCCTGGCAAGCTCGCGACCAAGAAGCGTGGCTGA
- a CDS encoding hypothetical protein (manually curated), with amino-acid sequence MSQGESGHPRLEPDGVRDTVGIAPGWLAARTVHFPGGCRAFNGLDPKLEFEPLLPSGKGIRSTIRTYSSLYADLKALELAPIGVDFLSSPRDLQMAAPANWRSFHPWADTAWPCQDEIDKWAQVAHAGAKIEDSGLWDIARRISHQLRVAAWRLRQVSDAYRDQLRSRTEGGSFRVGQRFEDAFTWLGYLALQTFLIDACVLRDYLAEFYAMYACPDRTLAGANVITSMSGLKKRVLDKLNSADPVTAELQKATAAGGWLHVLGAYRDLVVHCVPLARADASLMALSTEMQIKGTESLPAISLPLPNDPLAISKARAAGEHLFRPKEEMTFFVKANRGEAPSMDGLIYAYISLDHLTRLARLLSSRSPVEPQIPHITDADVVGEIKVTRR; translated from the coding sequence ATGAGCCAAGGCGAATCAGGTCACCCAAGACTAGAGCCTGACGGCGTTCGCGACACCGTTGGGATCGCCCCCGGTTGGCTGGCAGCTCGAACCGTGCATTTTCCCGGCGGCTGTCGGGCCTTCAATGGACTCGATCCAAAGTTGGAATTCGAGCCGCTTCTCCCAAGTGGCAAGGGGATTCGCTCAACTATCCGGACCTATTCGTCGTTGTATGCCGATCTCAAGGCGCTTGAGTTGGCGCCGATCGGAGTCGACTTCCTGTCGAGCCCACGCGACTTGCAGATGGCGGCACCTGCCAATTGGCGGTCGTTCCATCCTTGGGCGGACACCGCATGGCCATGCCAGGATGAAATCGACAAGTGGGCGCAAGTCGCCCACGCTGGAGCCAAGATTGAGGACTCCGGGCTCTGGGATATCGCACGACGAATTTCACATCAGCTCCGGGTTGCGGCGTGGCGACTGCGACAAGTGTCGGATGCCTATCGCGATCAACTCCGGTCGAGAACAGAAGGCGGCAGCTTTCGAGTAGGCCAGCGCTTCGAAGACGCCTTCACTTGGCTTGGGTATCTTGCCCTGCAGACGTTCTTGATAGATGCCTGCGTGCTGCGCGACTACCTCGCTGAGTTTTACGCCATGTATGCCTGTCCGGATCGCACCTTGGCCGGCGCAAACGTGATCACCAGCATGTCCGGCCTCAAGAAGCGCGTGCTGGACAAGCTGAACTCGGCAGACCCAGTTACGGCTGAACTGCAGAAGGCCACAGCTGCCGGCGGGTGGTTGCATGTGCTGGGTGCGTATCGCGATCTCGTTGTTCATTGCGTGCCGCTTGCGCGTGCCGACGCCTCGTTGATGGCCCTCTCGACCGAGATGCAGATCAAGGGGACCGAGTCCCTGCCTGCGATTTCGCTGCCGCTTCCGAACGACCCGTTGGCGATATCGAAGGCGCGCGCCGCTGGCGAGCATTTGTTCAGGCCCAAGGAGGAGATGACCTTCTTCGTCAAGGCCAATCGAGGCGAGGCACCTAGCATGGACGGCCTGATCTACGCCTACATCAGCCTTGACCACCTGACAAGGCTCGCCAGATTGCTCAGCAGCAGATCGCCAGTTGAGCCCCAGATCCCTCACATCACGGACGCAGACGTGGTCGGGGAGATCAAAGTCACCCGCAGATGA
- a CDS encoding helicase, type I site-specific restriction-modification system restriction subunit (PFAM: Type I restriction enzyme R protein N terminus (HSDR_N); EcoEI R protein C-terminal; Type III restriction enzyme, res subunit): protein MTREPAHNSAMTEADTCRDFVTPKIVQAGWSDAPFAIGEQRTFTNGRIFVAGGRVRRGKQRRADYILFYRRDFPLAVVEAKEAGLPAENGAQQAREYAEALGLKFAYATNGHRIIEIDYLAGTEREVERYASPEELFGRLTAGVHLPSAAAPHLLEPFNLVSGKVPRYYQQIAIHRVVEAVLLGQKRILATLATGTGKTCVAFQICWTLWSSRWNRTGEYRRPKILFLADRNLLVDDPMAKMFAPFGDARHKIAGGDVSQSRDMYFGIYQALTNASADVFRQYRPDFFDLIIIDECHRGSSRDESAWRAVLDYFEPAVQFGMTATPLREDSRDTYDYFGNPIYTYSLRQGIEDGFLAPYRVHRVITTVDAAGWRPSKDELDRFGREVPDDEYETKDFERVVALRSRTRAMARHLTDFLKGTDRFAKTLIFCVDQEHAAEMRQELVNLNSDLVQQYPDYVCRVTADEGAIGLTHLANFQDVDKPTPVILTTSQLLTTGVDAEMVKNVVLARVVGSRSEFKQIVGRGTRLKVDYGKEYFNIIDFTGTATRHFADPDFDGDPARIEEVTVDEAGEQIALVEVATEAEAAEQEDAAAEAYELTEEQIGPGTGIVINEPNDEPRKYYIDGGEVEVIGHLVYDLDTDGKKLQVVKYTEYSGRAVRTLYPTREALQSAWADPDTRSEVLRELTERGISFEELASSSEQPDADPFDLLCHLAWNAPLLTRRQRAEQARRQAANLFAQYSDTAREILTLLLDRYVERGILQFNALSELIKVQPFDRYGSPSEIATRHFGGVRGMKDAVSRLQGALYQ, encoded by the coding sequence ATGACCAGGGAGCCGGCCCACAACAGCGCAATGACGGAGGCAGATACCTGCCGCGATTTCGTCACACCAAAGATCGTCCAGGCTGGGTGGTCAGATGCCCCATTCGCCATCGGTGAGCAACGCACCTTCACCAACGGCCGCATCTTCGTCGCTGGTGGCAGGGTTCGACGCGGCAAGCAGCGCCGTGCCGACTACATCCTCTTCTATCGCCGTGACTTTCCGCTGGCCGTCGTCGAGGCCAAAGAGGCCGGTCTGCCGGCTGAGAACGGCGCTCAGCAGGCGCGCGAGTACGCCGAGGCCCTTGGGCTGAAATTTGCGTATGCCACGAACGGGCATCGCATCATCGAGATCGACTACCTGGCCGGCACCGAGCGCGAGGTCGAACGCTATGCCAGCCCGGAAGAACTCTTCGGCCGGCTGACGGCAGGCGTCCACCTGCCCTCTGCCGCGGCACCGCATCTGCTTGAGCCCTTCAACCTGGTTTCCGGCAAAGTGCCACGCTACTACCAGCAGATCGCGATCCACCGCGTTGTCGAAGCTGTTCTGCTCGGTCAGAAGCGCATCCTGGCCACCCTGGCCACCGGCACGGGCAAGACCTGTGTGGCCTTTCAGATTTGCTGGACCCTCTGGAGCAGTCGCTGGAACCGCACGGGCGAGTACCGTCGCCCGAAGATTCTTTTCCTGGCCGACCGCAACCTGCTTGTTGATGACCCGATGGCGAAGATGTTTGCGCCGTTTGGCGATGCGCGCCACAAGATCGCGGGCGGCGATGTCAGCCAGAGCCGGGACATGTACTTCGGCATCTACCAGGCCCTGACGAACGCCAGCGCCGATGTGTTCAGGCAGTACCGGCCAGACTTCTTCGACCTGATCATCATCGACGAATGCCACCGCGGCTCCAGCCGGGACGAGAGCGCCTGGCGCGCCGTGCTCGACTACTTCGAGCCGGCCGTGCAGTTCGGCATGACGGCCACACCGCTGCGCGAGGATTCGCGAGACACCTACGACTACTTCGGCAACCCGATCTACACCTACAGTCTGCGCCAAGGCATCGAGGACGGCTTTCTCGCGCCCTACCGCGTTCACCGGGTCATCACCACCGTGGATGCTGCGGGCTGGCGGCCGAGCAAGGACGAGCTTGATCGCTTCGGCCGCGAAGTGCCAGACGACGAGTACGAAACCAAGGACTTCGAGCGTGTGGTGGCGCTGCGCTCGCGCACCAGGGCCATGGCGCGCCACCTCACCGACTTCCTGAAGGGCACCGACCGGTTCGCCAAGACGCTGATCTTCTGCGTGGATCAGGAACACGCGGCCGAGATGCGCCAGGAACTGGTCAACCTCAACAGCGACCTCGTCCAACAGTACCCCGACTACGTCTGTCGCGTCACGGCCGATGAAGGGGCCATCGGCCTGACCCACCTGGCCAACTTCCAGGACGTGGACAAGCCTACGCCCGTGATCTTGACGACCTCGCAATTGCTGACCACGGGCGTGGACGCCGAGATGGTCAAGAACGTGGTCTTGGCGCGCGTGGTTGGCTCGCGTTCCGAGTTCAAGCAAATAGTGGGGCGCGGAACCCGCCTGAAAGTGGACTACGGCAAGGAATACTTCAACATCATCGACTTCACCGGCACGGCCACCCGGCACTTTGCCGATCCGGACTTCGACGGCGACCCGGCTCGCATCGAGGAAGTCACGGTCGATGAAGCCGGCGAGCAAATTGCGCTGGTTGAAGTGGCGACCGAAGCCGAAGCAGCGGAGCAGGAAGACGCGGCTGCTGAGGCCTACGAGCTGACCGAAGAACAGATCGGCCCAGGAACCGGCATCGTCATCAACGAGCCCAACGACGAGCCCCGCAAGTACTACATCGACGGCGGTGAGGTCGAGGTCATCGGCCACCTGGTGTACGACTTGGACACCGACGGCAAGAAGCTGCAGGTGGTGAAGTACACCGAGTACTCAGGCCGCGCCGTGCGAACGCTGTACCCCACGCGCGAAGCCCTGCAATCAGCCTGGGCCGATCCCGACACCCGCAGCGAAGTGCTGCGCGAGCTGACCGAGCGCGGCATCAGCTTCGAAGAGCTGGCCTCCAGCAGCGAGCAACCAGACGCAGACCCGTTCGACCTGCTGTGCCATCTGGCCTGGAACGCACCACTGCTGACCCGCCGCCAACGTGCGGAACAGGCCCGGCGACAGGCTGCAAACCTATTCGCCCAGTACAGCGACACGGCGCGCGAAATCTTGACCCTGCTGTTGGACCGCTACGTCGAGCGCGGCATCCTCCAGTTCAACGCTCTGTCCGAGCTAATCAAGGTCCAGCCCTTTGACCGTTACGGCAGCCCCTCCGAAATCGCAACCCGCCACTTCGGTGGCGTGCGCGGCATGAAAGACGCAGTGTCACGCCTGCAGGGCGCCTTGTACCAATAA
- a CDS encoding hypothetical protein (PFAM: Domain of unknown function (DUF1814)), with amino-acid sequence MPDRPRNVGASVRQRLLNLAHARGQPMELLLTRYALERLLHRLSLSPHRERFVLKGAMLLATWFDEPHRATRDVDLLGFGDAAEDALLGTFREIMAVEVDDGVSFDLNGLRIEAIREEVEYGGSRLRTTAALAGARIQITVDIGFGDAVEPGVEDIDLPVLLDMPSPHLRAYPPETVIAEKFHAMVVLGRANSRMKDYYDVWMLTGAFDVDPERLRRAIAATFARRTTAIPAEVPDGLSEAFATDLGKQRQWEAFARNLSGTTPEFRRMVSELRDRLVGYLSLK; translated from the coding sequence ATGCCTGATCGCCCCCGCAACGTCGGCGCCTCCGTGCGCCAGCGCCTGTTGAACCTGGCGCATGCGCGCGGCCAGCCCATGGAGTTATTGCTCACGCGTTACGCGCTGGAGCGCCTGCTGCATCGTCTGAGCCTGTCGCCGCACCGCGAGCGCTTCGTGCTGAAGGGTGCGATGCTGCTGGCCACCTGGTTCGATGAGCCGCACCGCGCGACGCGCGACGTAGACCTGCTTGGCTTCGGGGACGCGGCGGAAGATGCACTGCTGGGGACGTTCCGAGAAATCATGGCGGTCGAAGTCGACGACGGGGTGAGCTTCGATCTGAATGGTCTGAGGATCGAGGCCATCCGCGAGGAGGTTGAGTACGGCGGCTCGCGTCTTCGGACGACTGCGGCTCTAGCCGGCGCACGCATTCAGATCACGGTGGACATCGGCTTCGGCGATGCCGTCGAGCCGGGTGTTGAGGACATCGATCTTCCGGTGCTTCTCGACATGCCGTCACCTCACCTGCGCGCCTATCCGCCCGAGACGGTCATCGCCGAGAAGTTTCATGCGATGGTGGTCCTGGGTCGGGCCAACAGCCGCATGAAGGACTACTACGACGTGTGGATGCTGACGGGTGCGTTCGACGTCGATCCGGAGCGGCTTCGTCGCGCCATTGCTGCGACGTTTGCACGTCGGACCACCGCGATCCCTGCTGAGGTTCCTGATGGACTCAGCGAAGCCTTTGCAACCGATCTCGGAAAGCAGCGACAGTGGGAGGCCTTCGCTCGAAATCTCTCCGGCACGACCCCGGAATTTCGTCGCATGGTCAGCGAGCTACGGGACAGACTTGTGGGGTATCTGTCACTGAAGTGA
- a CDS encoding GTPase subunit of restriction endonuclease (PFAM: AAA domain (dynein-related subfamily)): MSRFNPHFPNAAQVFDAADKFKQRCLLDQESLFLDGQTLWTSEHFQALIDNYVKQPDVGDGGFYDKLASQLATCKALDVALMTEVFWIVQLGPTNLRAPTKAKTLERIWNMKPAAPFPSNSPYLATPVLSGLGSAGPGYNNYLWMEIVFAVEAFAAFVAKPRSEREALFKDAQAFALWLDSIPSGKGRQLYHTLCHVLFPDAFERIFSQGNKYQVARAHKIWTPALGESRPAMDTVLLDLRKRLEVQHPGSVDYYELPVGTLIKQQGVHPGKVTDKADGGDGETTNAAPLSAHEPDPEYDVEAATNAKPTLRLADNLILYGPPGTGKTYEMQARMKAAFDKGEDFEFVAFHPSYAYEDFIGGLRPVAAKEGSGVAVIFQKGPFLTLCEKAHANPTQQFTLFIDEINRANVAKVFGELITLIEPSKRVIAGSKANDAGAWVTLPGLSARFGVPDNLNLVATMNTADRSIAMMDIALRRRFRFQECPPEPKHIEPAMVGAIDLPALLQRMNDRLEYLLDRDHAIGHAVFMGISSLAELQQVLAQRVIPLLQEYFFEDMEKVRLVLTGNGKDSVFFKSRSLSPSELFPGAKQSVGTEARPTFSVGEPSTWSEAHILGLYGAVPIVAPPPDSAADTPAEGAGTMQNAG, encoded by the coding sequence ATGAGCAGATTTAACCCACACTTCCCCAACGCCGCCCAGGTCTTCGACGCGGCCGACAAGTTCAAGCAGCGCTGCTTGCTGGACCAAGAGTCGCTGTTCCTGGACGGCCAGACCCTGTGGACGAGCGAGCATTTCCAGGCCCTGATCGACAACTACGTCAAGCAGCCCGATGTGGGCGACGGTGGCTTCTACGACAAGCTGGCCAGCCAGTTGGCCACCTGCAAGGCGCTGGACGTGGCGCTGATGACTGAGGTGTTCTGGATCGTGCAGCTTGGCCCCACCAACCTGCGCGCGCCGACGAAGGCGAAGACGCTGGAACGCATCTGGAACATGAAGCCGGCTGCACCGTTCCCTTCAAATTCGCCGTACTTGGCGACGCCGGTATTGTCGGGTCTGGGCAGTGCCGGCCCTGGTTACAACAACTACCTGTGGATGGAAATCGTGTTCGCCGTGGAGGCTTTCGCCGCCTTCGTGGCCAAGCCTCGCAGCGAGCGCGAGGCCTTGTTTAAAGACGCTCAGGCCTTCGCGCTGTGGCTCGACAGTATCCCCTCGGGCAAAGGTCGGCAGCTGTATCACACGCTGTGCCATGTGCTGTTCCCCGATGCCTTTGAACGCATCTTCAGCCAGGGCAACAAGTACCAAGTGGCGCGGGCGCACAAGATTTGGACTCCAGCGCTGGGCGAAAGTCGCCCGGCCATGGACACCGTCCTGTTAGACCTGCGCAAGCGCCTGGAGGTGCAGCACCCGGGTTCGGTGGACTACTACGAGTTGCCAGTCGGCACGCTCATCAAGCAACAGGGCGTCCACCCAGGCAAGGTCACGGACAAGGCTGACGGTGGCGACGGCGAGACAACCAATGCTGCCCCGCTGTCTGCGCACGAGCCAGACCCGGAGTACGACGTTGAAGCCGCAACCAACGCCAAGCCGACGCTGCGCCTAGCCGACAACCTGATCCTGTACGGCCCACCCGGTACCGGCAAGACCTATGAAATGCAGGCCCGCATGAAGGCTGCCTTCGACAAGGGCGAGGACTTCGAGTTCGTGGCGTTCCATCCCAGCTACGCCTACGAGGACTTCATTGGCGGCTTGCGGCCGGTTGCCGCCAAGGAAGGCTCGGGCGTGGCGGTTATCTTTCAGAAGGGTCCGTTCCTGACGCTTTGTGAAAAAGCACATGCCAACCCGACGCAGCAATTCACCCTGTTCATCGATGAGATCAATCGTGCCAACGTGGCCAAGGTCTTTGGCGAGCTGATTACGCTGATCGAGCCCAGCAAGCGCGTGATTGCCGGCAGCAAAGCCAACGACGCAGGCGCCTGGGTCACGCTGCCAGGCCTGTCGGCACGCTTCGGCGTGCCCGACAACCTGAACCTGGTGGCCACGATGAATACGGCCGACCGATCCATTGCGATGATGGACATCGCTCTTCGGCGGCGATTCCGCTTCCAGGAATGCCCACCCGAGCCAAAGCACATCGAGCCGGCGATGGTGGGGGCCATCGACCTACCCGCGTTGCTCCAGCGCATGAACGACCGGCTTGAGTACCTGCTGGATCGCGACCACGCCATCGGCCATGCCGTTTTCATGGGCATCTCGTCGCTGGCCGAGTTGCAACAGGTGCTGGCGCAGCGCGTGATCCCTTTGCTCCAGGAATACTTCTTCGAGGACATGGAAAAGGTGCGCCTCGTCTTGACTGGCAACGGCAAGGACAGCGTGTTCTTCAAGTCCCGATCGCTCTCGCCATCAGAGCTGTTTCCTGGTGCAAAACAGTCGGTAGGGACCGAGGCACGGCCGACCTTCTCGGTGGGAGAGCCCAGCACCTGGAGCGAGGCCCACATCCTGGGCCTGTACGGCGCAGTGCCGATCGTTGCGCCGCCCCCAGATTCCGCCGCCGATACCCCAGCAGAAGGTGCCGGCACTATGCAGAACGCCGGGTGA